From the genome of Glycine soja cultivar W05 chromosome 14, ASM419377v2, whole genome shotgun sequence:
TGCTGGGGCAACAAGCTCAGGAACAAAACTTGTACAGTGCAGCAATTCCGTATTCTAACTCcatgaaaattaaaagaacttGCAAACCAAAGGTGTACTTACATCATCCAGCAGCATGTTGTTGCAGTAAGAACCAAAGTTAGGTGAAATCTGCAACAAAGTAATAAGATATTTAGTTCACACAGAGAACAATAATTTTGAGAGAGGAAACATTATCATGGAAAGAGATGGATGAGAGACACAACAAAATTCAAGGAAGTCATTATTCAAGAATACAAATAAACTTTGacacaaactaaaatataaatacatcaCATCACATTGTAAAACTCATCAAGGCATTCATAGCAGAATCAACTATCAATTAAATAGAGCAGCACATCCACAAAGATGTTTGGCAATAACACATTTTTCCAGATCTATGAGTTATGTGAGATTATGAATTTCTTATTTGTAATCTGTGTAAGATTAGCAACAGCAATTATTAAATTACTTCATAAGTCCCAGAAAGAAATGAAGAAGCAAGCATAGCATACAGATTAGCGGAAGGTCCTCTGTTGAAACAAATTCTGGTACAAAGGGACGCCACAATTCCAACCACTGCGAAAATTAGCGTGGTTACAGAGAACCCCATAACGGATCCTAATTCCTGCGATACACAAACAAAATTTGAGAACGTGAGAGTGAAAACGAAACGACACAACACAACCCTTAGTTCCGTAATGCGTCGTCGTATTAGTGATCTGAAGCTTCTTAGCAATTtggtttcatttgaatttgatcacCTCGCATGGCCACTGATTTATTGAACATTATTTGGGTTTCTTGGGCCACGTTTATCAGCTTTTGCTATTTACACTCACCATTtactattaaataaacaaaagttGCAAACGCGGGCAAATGAAGTACATCGATCATACATTCATACTCACTCTTGTATGTACCCAAAAAAAAGTATGACGCGCTCATACTACAATGTTGCCTAAGGTTGTGCTTTCCAAGAAGGAAGAATTGAAATTGCACATGAAGGTCTAAACCAAAACATTTTccagttaaaaattaaattttcttgatTTAACTTACTATTCCAAATTTTCAAGAATAGAATCTAATGtttcaaaaaatagtttttactctacaaaaatttggatgaaatttttttatctgcaTGAATTAAAAACATCTGACTTAAGTTTCTAGAACTTTTGACATGTGTTAAGGATTTTCAACTTATGAATCCTAATCAAttgagttaaattttttattttaaatctcaATTCactcttatatattaaaatacagaattttttttataaaatgaaatttttaggTGCATTGAATCTCAATTAAGACTCTGCGTAGtttgattgatttattttttaaaagaaaactatatatcataaaataatactCAACCCGATTTATTATACTAGTTAAGATTAACAATAGcatttgaggaaaaaaaaattatatgtataatacCAAGAACGTTAATTGACGCATTAAGAGATAATAgattaatacaaatttttaatataaacaattatattcaaattttatatactaataagttttcaataattttttcaaatactttaaatttgactaaaatttaaaaataaaatataaaaataccatcattttaaaacatttaaaatcaaaggaaatttatagaaaaaatatttcaagacACTTCATAACATCAATTAAATTGATATAGTGTGTAtgtctgtgtttttttttatagtaattaaattGATATAGTGTGTTAATAActgattttattaatgattttttttactagaattttttattattaatgattaatactctttactttctttcttctttattgAAACATGCGAGCAAGAGACAAAAGTGGAGTGAAAAAACGAC
Proteins encoded in this window:
- the LOC114383450 gene encoding V-type proton ATPase subunit e2, whose translation is MGFSVTTLIFAVVGIVASLCTRICFNRGPSANLFHLTLVLTATTCCWMMWAIVYLAQMKPLIVPILSEGE